Proteins found in one Coleofasciculaceae cyanobacterium genomic segment:
- a CDS encoding trypsin-like peptidase domain-containing protein — protein sequence MLINHRLLNAYLATAITGTVAVAIIITPSRAIAKSPTEIAAIAETVTVKVENNLGIPGGSGVIVARENNIYTVLTANHVVKNVNIGYLVNTPDNQQHKVINVKPLAQNGLDLAYITFKSTNPYSVVTIGNSEYATPGASIFVSGYPLTAEVNQERHWEFTTGTITSIREAASEGYSMRYQALTRRGMSGGAVFDTNGHLVGIHGQGDVIGSVKNESSSIPESLKTGFNAAIPTQNFTESLKNIGLSESALIVDGAQPESEDSDIDGEATKDYVEGIELLAKGDITRANDYLIEAADKNPNNVLAVYYQGLIDYTERDMAAAIANYDRAIKNNPNFALAYFSRGLAHYRQGNKPQALSDYNSSIQINPTDPWSYLNRGLIKEELNDLTGALADYNRAIRIAPDYGKPYHNRGAILYSRRDFEAASADFKKASEIFMQDGDTESYNVAIDGLNKAQQALQNSQ from the coding sequence ATGCTGATTAATCATCGATTACTCAATGCTTATCTGGCTACTGCAATTACAGGTACAGTAGCAGTAGCTATAATTATTACTCCTTCAAGGGCGATCGCTAAAAGTCCCACGGAGATAGCTGCGATCGCTGAAACCGTTACGGTCAAAGTTGAAAATAATCTTGGTATTCCAGGAGGTTCAGGAGTAATTGTTGCCCGAGAAAATAATATTTATACAGTTTTAACGGCAAATCACGTAGTCAAAAACGTTAATATCGGCTATTTAGTCAATACTCCTGACAATCAACAGCATAAAGTAATTAACGTTAAACCCCTGGCTCAAAACGGCTTGGATTTGGCTTACATTACTTTTAAAAGTACTAATCCTTATTCGGTTGTAACCATCGGTAATTCTGAATATGCTACCCCAGGTGCTTCTATTTTTGTCTCTGGTTATCCTTTAACTGCCGAAGTTAACCAAGAGCGTCACTGGGAGTTTACGACTGGCACAATTACTAGCATTCGTGAAGCTGCCTCTGAAGGCTATTCTATGCGTTATCAGGCTCTGACTCGTCGGGGAATGAGTGGCGGTGCGGTGTTTGATACCAACGGTCATCTGGTGGGAATTCATGGTCAAGGGGACGTAATCGGCAGCGTTAAAAATGAATCTTCTAGTATTCCTGAATCTCTGAAAACAGGATTTAATGCAGCGATACCGACTCAGAACTTTACCGAATCTTTAAAGAATATAGGTTTGAGTGAGTCGGCTTTAATTGTCGATGGCGCTCAGCCAGAGTCAGAAGATAGCGATATAGATGGTGAGGCAACCAAGGACTACGTTGAGGGGATTGAACTACTTGCCAAAGGAGATATTACCAGGGCAAATGATTATCTAATTGAAGCAGCCGACAAAAATCCGAACAACGTACTAGCAGTATATTATCAGGGCTTAATTGATTATACTGAACGAGACATGGCTGCAGCGATCGCTAATTACGATCGGGCAATTAAGAATAATCCTAATTTCGCTTTGGCATATTTTAGTCGCGGATTAGCTCACTACCGTCAGGGAAATAAACCCCAGGCTTTATCAGATTACAATAGCTCGATTCAAATTAATCCCACAGATCCCTGGTCATATTTAAACCGAGGACTAATCAAAGAGGAGCTAAATGATTTAACAGGAGCATTAGCTGATTATAATCGTGCCATTCGCATTGCTCCAGACTATGGCAAGCCATACCATAACCGTGGCGCAATTTTATATTCCCGTAGAGACTTTGAAGCAGCAAGTGCTGATTTTAAAAAAGCCTCAGAAATTTTTATGCAGGATGGAGATACCGAAAGCTACAACGTGGCGATTGATGGTCTGAATAAAGCTCAGCAAGCTCTGCAAA